The Methanomicrobiales archaeon genomic interval TTCTCTTTTGGATGATCTCCCAGAGATCGTCATCAATTTCCTGGAATGCCATGACCCTCGCCCTTGTAGATCAGGGGTCTTATAATTTAGGGATGACCTCTATGTGTATCTGATTGTCGTGAAGGTCGTTGCGTCCCGGATCAGACGCAGATCTTCAAAGACGCTGATATTCAGACTCCAACTTAGTATCTATTGAACATAAAACATATAATACGAATTTTTAACACCGAACGTTGAACATAAGTAATACAGGAAAAATATTGTGTTGATATATGTATAAGCCTTAAGTCAATTGCCGCATGAATGAGTCCTCTCGGAAAAAATCGTGAAAACCTACTAAATATATCTGAAAAGTTACAGGCATCCATGTCGCTTCCCGATATTCAGAAACTATCTATTCAGGGACTATTGCTGGGAGCAGGTCTGGTTATTCTCGCTTATACAATATTGAATTCTGGAATTATCAATAATGTCCGGATAATCTTGGGCGCCAACATCTTACTGCTGCTAGCAGCATTTTGCTTTTCTATTGGCAATATCTTGATAAAAGTCTATCGATGGAAGTATCTCAGTTCGAAATACGATCTAGATCTCTCCTGGTACGAGTCAGCTTTAGTTAGCATTTCAAGTTTCTTCTTTGCGAATATTACACCAGGAAAAATTGGAGATGTCTATAAAGCCTATTTCATGAAAGAAAAATATTCATTATGTTATCCCGATGGTGCATCAATGCTTTTTTATGAGAGGTTCTTTGAACTGGCAATTCTATTCGTATTTGCTGCTTTGATGGTCTTTATAGAAATCCAGCAGTCATTATTAATAGTGTTAGGAGTCTCTTTATTATTGCTCGTAGCGTTGGGTCTTTTTTTTATGAAGGCAAGCAGTTTTGCAGATTTAATACAGAGATTAATTGTAAAAATCCCTTCATTCTCGAAAAATGAACTATGCCGGATCAATATACGGAAGCTGTCCATTGTGCCCGTAACTGCAGTATTTTTCATCACTCTAATCTCTCTTGTGTTCGAATTTCTCCGTCTCTGGTGTATCGCTCTTGCTTTTGGATTCTATATGCATCCCTTATCTGCAGCCACTTTTTTCAGCCTCTCGATTATTGCAGGATTGGTTTCTCAAATACCCCTAGGCATTGGAATCACCGAAGGATCACTGAGCTACCTCATCACCCAAACGGGTTGTGATACGGTGACTTCGATGGCGATTGTACTTACAGACAGACTGTTATCGATGTATTTTGCTCTCCTATTAGGTATAATTTTCTCGAGATTTTCTATGAAAGAGCTGAGAGAGGTGAAAAATGATCTCGATTGTAGTTCCCCTTTACAATGAGAGAGAGAACGTCCTAACCTACGACTCCTTACTGTTCCCTGTTATCGACTCGATCGCTGAAAGTGCGAGATTAGCTGTCGAATATGTTATGGTAGATGATGGGAGCCAGGATGACACTCTCCTGCAGCTGCAGATGATTGAAAGTATGCGAAAAGACGTGCGTGTCATTGCACATGGTACAAATAAAGGGATGGGTGCTGCAGTTCGAACTGGAATTAATCATTGTACTGGAAACCTCATCGTTACGATAGATTCCGATCTTACATTCAAGCCAGTGGAGATCGGTAAATTGATTGAGGCATACAATCGAACAGGAGCAGATTGTGTTTCTGGATCGCCATATTTGTTAAAAAATTCTGTAAAGGATGTATCCTTATTTAGGCTTATTTTAAGCTGTATAATTAATTCACTTTATAGAATGATGCTTGGCTCGAACATTACCAGCGTCAGCCCGATCTTTCGGCTTTATAAAAGAGAAGTGCTCTGTTCAATGGATATTGAGAGCAATGGATTTGATATTAATGCAGAGATCCTTGCGAAGTTAATTATAAATAACAAGAAAGTTGTTGAGATCCCGGTGGCACTTCATCGACGTGAAAGGGGGGAATCGAAAATTAATGTGAAGAGAGAGATTATCAATCATGTTAGGCTCTTGCTAAAAATTTTTAAGGTAAAATATTTGGGAGTCCGTTGGAGTTGACGATTCGTATCAACCTTACCTTAAAGTAAACATATGAATCCCCGTGTGGCTCCAGATCCTCCTGCTCTTATCCTGCAGCCATGCCAGTGCATCTCCCTCTGGATTCTGAGCAATAATATCCGCGGTTACAACATAGAAGACCTTATTGTTACCCTTTTTATGCTGGGATATCTGCTCCAGCTCGGCAGCAGAGGATGCTCCAAACTGGAGAGTGTTATCGCTGATATTGCTATAGTAGTAATCCAATGGAAGATGGATATAATCAGGGACAGTAATAACAATATCACCATCCCCTGTCATCGCGGCTAATTGATCGGAGAATCCTCTCCAGTCCTCTTTTTGATAAGTTGTATAATATCCTTGCAAATAGGGCAGATTGACGGCAACCAGACAAAGAATAAGCAGATAGACAGGGGTTTTATGAGAAAGAAAGCGCATAAAGAGGTATGAAAAATATGCAACGCCAATCAGGAACAATGGTAATAAGTATAGTAGATGGCGGGGTATGAAAGGCATTCGGTAGGACATAAGGATGCTCATCGCGAGAGGGACGCAAATAAAAATTAGTATAAAAGCTGCCTTTTTCTTATCTGAGGAAAACCAAAAAGTCAATCCCAAAATAAACAATAACATGAAAGCAACGGCAATTGCATTGTTAAATCCAGAAAATTGGCTAAACGTCTGCTGGATAACCAGCCAACCCTGATAGCCGAATGTAGGTGACGAAGCTGTCCGTTTTGCAAACAACGGAATGGCCACAAGGATTATTGGCAGAGTGAGGAGAAGAATCGTTGCTAGAGAAACTGCAAGATATCGGATGCGTTCCTGGATTTGTTTGGCACTAACCAGGAGTGCATGCATAAGAATCGCAGCTATCGCAAGGATCGTGTAAAAATGCAACCAGAACGATACAGCGGCAGCAATTCCAAACAGCATCCAGAGCCGATAATCCTCAAGCTCCATCGCTTTTATGTAAAAAAGTGCCGCAAGAATCACGAAAAATACAGAGATGGTGTATGCCCGTGCATCCTGGGAATAAAATATATGCATCGGAGAGAATGTCAACAATATTGCTGCAATTAATCCTGTGGATTTATCTGCGAGCTCCTTTCCGAGACTGTAGGTTAGCGGTATTGTCAGAACTCCAAATAGAGCAGGAACAAACCGAAGAACGAACTCTGAATCCCCGAAAATGAGCATTAAGTGTTCTATCCAGTAAAAGAGTGGGGGGTTGAACTCCCCACCAGCAGCGATCTGCCAGATTTCTGCAGGGGATTGGCGTGCAAAATTCAGCGTTGCCGCTTCGTCCAGCCACAGCGAGTTGTAATCGAGGTGATAAAATCTCAGGAACGCACCAATCAGGGTCAACACGAAGAGGGCCTGGAGATACCGATCAGCTTTAACTTGGGCAATAATACTGGTTCCCCAGCTTGGCGTGGACGTTGGTGTCTCAGGCGGCGGCATCTCCTCATTCTGTTTTTCAATCCTTTTCACATGGGTCCTTTGTCGCTTTCCCGTATACGATTTGCCCATTCCGATCGAATTATTATTTAAAAAGTCAGTATAAAAGGTCTATGAAATGACAATTTGAGAATACAATCGCATCCTTATGACCGCTCAAACGCGGATAATTATGAATATTTCAGAATGAACCCCCGGTAGATCTCCACCGCCTTCTCCAGTTGATGTACGGCCACCCGCTCGTCCACCGCATGGAGCGTGGCGAGCTCCCCCGGCCCGTACTCCACCACCGAAAAACCGGCTTCTCGGAGGAACTTGGCATCGCTGGCGGCCCATTGCACGATCGGGACGGCCCTCTCCGCATACACGCGCTCGATCTCCGCCGACAGGACAGCGACGATGGGAGCGTCGGGCGCGGTGAATACCGGCTCCGCGCAGTCCATCACGGTGACCGTGGCACGCGGCGCATGCCGCGCGACATACTCCATGAGATCCCGTACCGAACAGCCGAACGGCACGCGCATGTCCAGCTCCAGGCTGCAGTGCTGGGCGACAACATTCGCCTTCTCTCCGCCCTCTATCCGCCCGGGATTGAAGGTGACTCTCCGCATGACATCCTTCACACCGAAGATTCCCTCCAGCACCCGCGACGACTGGTCGACGATGCCAGCGAGTTGGGGCGGACCCTCGAACTCCTTTGCATGGATTACCTTCACGCGCTCCAGTAGCGCAAATGCCTCCATCACCGCCGATATCCCCACCCGCGGATACAGCGATCCGTGGCCCGGCTCCCCGGCAAACTCCAGGTTCAGGCGGCACAGCCCTTTCTGCCCGATCACCGGGCTCAGGGGCGGAGTCGGCTCCGCGATCAGGCAGTCAGCGGGAGGGAGCAGATTCTTCCGGAGCAGCTGGCGGATGCCGTACTTTCCCCCGCTCTCCTCGTCACAGACGAACGCGACGTTCGCCTTCGGCTCCCGCCCCGCATCCAGAACGGTCTTCAGGGCATGCAGGAGCGCAGCGCAGCCCCCCTTCATGTCGCTCGCACCCCGCCCCCAGACGAACCCCTCGTGCAGGCAACCGGCATACGGGTCGAACTTCCACCCGTCCCGCAGGGCCGGAACCACATCCACATGCCCGCACAGCAGGAGTCTGTTCTGGGGCGAGACCGCGATCAGATTGTCGCGCCCGCCCGAGTTCCGGATCACCGTGCTCTGGATTCCCAGGGCATCCAGGTAGCCGCAGATGTACTCGATCACCTCCGCGGTCCTCCCCGGAGGATTCTCGCTTTCTATCTGGATCAGATCCGAGCAGAGGCGCGCCACATCCATGCCGATCCACCGTCAGGCAGCTCTCTTAGCCAGGAAACTCTCGAATAGGTTGGCAAGCGAAGCGCCTTTGTACAGGCTTTTAATAAACGATTTGTCGAAGAACTCATCGATGGCATCGATGAAGAACCGCGCCGGTATGGGCTGCGTGCTGTCCGGATCGATCACCAGACGGAAACTGCGGTAGCCCCCGCTGCTCTCGCGGTCGTATACAAGCTGCCATACCATAGGCAGGGACTCGAACATCTCCTCATCATTTTCCTTCAGCCAGTTGATGAACTCGGGGAAATACGCCCGCTCCCCTTTCTTCTCCTCGTCGATGCGCCACCGCAGGTATTCCCTCGACATCTCGTTCTTGATCGACATGAAGTTGAACGCCTGCACCCCCAGGGTATAGTCCAGGTGCGCCAGCGAGTCCATCAAGAAAAAATGCAGCACCGGATGAAAATCGCTGGGACTCTCCAGCATGAGGGATTTCTCGTAGAGGTGCCGCAGCGCGTTGAAATATTCGTTAACGATTTGCATACACTCCCGTAGGAGTCGGCTTGATAAAACCGTTGCTGTGCGCCGGGGCTCGGATAGTGGAAGAGCGCCGCTACCGGAAAAACGGCGCTCTCCTCGCGGTCGCCGTGCGGAAGAGCTCCTCGAGCTCCGCGCCCCGCCTGCCGCGTACGTCCACCAGGTTATCGTTGCGCAGGAGACAGGGTTTGAGTTTCCCGTCCGAGGTGACGCGCAGGCGGTTGCAGAAGGAGCAGAACTCGGTGTTGTGCAGTGGCCGCACCACCTCCACCTCCGCACCGTCGAGGCAGTACTTCTTGCGGTGGTGCATCCGCCGGGTTAGAATCTCACGCGAACGGTTCGCCAGATCGCTTTCGATGGCATCGATGTTGCCGTGCAGCTTGCAGTCGTTGAACTCCATCAGCTCGATCAGCTGGAGGATGAGATCGCGGTTGCCCCGCACGAACGCCAGAAAGTCCGGGATCTCGTCCTCGTTCATCCCCTCGATGAGAACCATGTTCAGCTTTACCGGTGCCAATCGGGCGTCGAGCGCAGCGTCTATACCCTCGAGCACCTGCGAGAGGCAGTCCCTGCCCGTGATCTCTCGGTAGCGATCTGGATTCAGGCTGTCCAGGCTGATGTTCACCCGCGAGAGCCCGCCCTCCTTCAGCTCGTGGGCGCGGTCAGCGAGAAGCGTCGCGTTGGTGGTCATGGACGACTCCATCGTCTCCGGAACAGATTCGATGATCTCGACAAGATCCTGCCGGAGGAGCGGTTCGCCGCCGGTGAACTTGACACTTTTTATGCCCAGACCTGCAGCTACGCGCAAAATCTCTCCGATCTCGTCGGCAGCGAGCTCGGACGCGGGGGAGACTTCCCCTTCTGCGTGGCAGTATATGCATTGGAGGTTGCACCTCTGCGTGAGGCTGACGCGCAGGTTCGTCACAGGCCTGTTGTAGGAATCTCTGAGCACCGTAGCCTTCTCCTGGTGAATGGATGGGGAACGAAAGTGCCATGCCGGCGAATCGCATGCCAGCTCAGCACCAGCCCACCTGTCAATACACGTCGGTCGTATGAGAGCATAAACCGTTGTATCGGAACGAAGAACCGTCAAACACGCGTGCCCTCTCCGAAGGCGGTTTGAGGCCGATACAGCTCCGGTGCCCCTCGGGTTCCGCCCCACCGGATACGGGCAGGGAACACGTGGAGGGCAGGGGCTGCCATATCGTCAGGCGCCGTGAGACCGGAAGGGATGCTGCCTCCGAAAAATAACACGGATATGCTGACCCGGTCTTGACGGGGGATATGGGCGAGGCAACTCGCGGTGCCCCGGTGATCTCCCCTCCGATGCGGCGCATCGCTGGTGCATTCCCCCATGCTGAAGATGGGCGCAGATCTGGTTTGAGAGCTACCGCCCGCTCGATGGCCGAAGGCATCCCGATCTTCTGCCTGCGTCGGGCAGCCGAGTCTGGCCACCTCGGGCCTACCGGCCGGAACGGAGGGGAGTGGGTGCACGGAGTCCGGGCGACCACCTGCCGGGGCAGACCCGCAATCAGGGTCCCGATCCCTGCATCCCGGATCCCTCCATGAATCCGTCCCCGACCGCCACGGGCAGACTCCAACCAATTTCCCGGGCGGCATCCGATTTCAGGTTGCCATCGATCGATTAGCATTTGAAGCCGCACGTCCTTCGAGGGCACCCCATGAAGGAGCTCGAGGGCTCGATCGAGATTGATGCGCAACCCGATACGGTCTGTCACTTTATGGCCGATTCCGATAAGATCAGGGCGAGATCCGGCGAGACCCGGGAGTTTCCGTAAGCGGGTCCGCAGATAGGGAGTCCGAACCCTCTTTTCGATCCGGGAGAGACGGGAAGACGGATATACACCCTGCACTCATCGCCACGAGTGGCTCGGGCCCGTATATGTGTGTTCCGCAGAGTCTCCGGGGACTTCTTCGAGGCCTGCGAGGTGCGATGGCTCATCGAACCGAATCTCTCCACGGCACCCGGTTCTGACTCCGGGCAGGATCGAGCTCCAGGGCGGGCTGATCGGATGACTGCTGGAAATTGGTGAATAGCCGCGATCCCTGGAAAACACTCGCGAGATGCTGTGCAGTTTCCAAAAACAGGGGGAGAGCAGCACACCCGGAGCTCGGATCCCCGTCCCGCGTGACGGTCCAGGCGATCCGGCAATCGATCGGACTTCACGCCCCCCCAATCGCAGAGAGGGGCTTGTGGGTGCTTGCGCGGGATCGATCCGAATGGTTCAATGCCGCACCATCCATCCCAGTCGTGGCAGCCCGAGCCGGTTTTACCGGAGACGTCCCGGGAGATTGGGCTGCCGGTGCAGCCCTTCTGGCCAAACCATACACATGTACCGAAAGGTGCGGCGATCTGTCGTGGCCGGCATGTGGTCGCATGAGAGGAATTCGGCTGACCGGGATCGGACACCACCGGCGCGGACGAGACCGCGACACATCTCTCTTGAGGTCTCTTACCGGGCTGACCGCCAGGCCATCGTGTTGCATTTACTCGATCCGAGCGGGGGCAGGAGAAACCTCCTTCTTCCGGATAGGGAATGAACCGCCACAGTTCGAACCGGATTCCTGGAAGGCGGCAGGGGCAGGACGATGCTTTCCCCGGTGCGTGGGAGAGCCCGTGCTGGGTGAGTGGAGACCCCCCGCCCGGTGCAGGGGGCTGAAAGGAAGAGAATGGCGGGATGACCGTTAACCTGGATCTTCCGGGCGAATATGTCAGGAGAGGTAGGCGCGGAAGGGCGGTCGCTGGATGCCTTCTGCCGCATCCAGAAGCGGATCCGTGGATCGGTGAAGAGGTGTGGAGAGGGGCGCAGCCGTTGATGGGGAAAGCTCCAGCGCGGGTCGATCAGAGCGGGATGCCGTGCGTGGGGCGGTGCGGATCTCTTCACGGAGGCGGCGGACGCACCCCGTCCAGACTCCGACTCCCCGGCATACTGGGCGGGGCGAACGGGGAGGGGAGTGCATCCCCCTCCAACTCCCCCGTTAAGAGCGACAGGATGAGGGTCGGAGAGGGTGAAATCGGTTGCGTTCCGGGAGAACACTGAATCGCACCTCCCCCTTTGCTTCTTCTTACACTGCAGAGGCTCGGTTCGACAAGTGGCGGGAGGGGTTATCCCAACTCCCGAGGTATCCCTGCCGCAGCAGAGCGGTCGAACCAGAATTCGGCGGTTTCTCACGAGGCGGATTTGCCGTCCCCGTCGGACGCTGCTTTGGGAGTCAGCGGCATCTGGCACCGTTCCACTGCGTCGCTCCGAACCGGAAGCGAGGACTATGGCGACAGCCTGTCCCCCGAACTCTGACGCAGGGACGGGTAATGGTATCGCGATCTCACGCTTCGGCGTCTTCTCGGCCGCGGAAATTCTTCGCGACGATGTAGACCTCGGCACTCCCCTTTCGGGATGCGGCGGGGCGAAAGATCCTGACCGAGAGGAAGTGCTTCTTCACCTCGGAGTGGAGCTCGTCGAAGAGCGCCCCCTGGAAAGACTTGACCACGAAGTTGCCCCCACGCTTGAGCGTGCTTCGCGCGAACCGGAGAGCCGCGAGACCCAGATCGATCGCCCGGGCCTGATCGTAGCTCTCGTTTCCCGAGAGCTTCGGGGCGGCGTCGCTCACGACTACGTTCGCCACGCCGATCTCGGATGCCACCCGCTGCTGGACCTTCGGATCGGTGAAATCCCCGGCGATGGTGACCACCCCCTCCACGGGCGCGATAGGATTCCGATCCACGCCGACCACCTTCCCCTGCGTCATAGTCCGCAGCTCCTGCAGCCAGCTCCCCGGAGCCGCGCCCAGGTCTACGACGCTATCATCAGGGCGGATGACGTGGAATCTCCTCTGGATCTCCTCAAGTTTGTATACGGCACGGGAGCGGTAGCCCTCCCGCTTCGCTTTCCTGTAAAACCTATCGGTTGACCAAGGGCGACTCATCGCAACGGGTCCACTCCTTCAGCCGGGTCGGTAAGAGCCCTCCACTATAATTAAAAATATGCTTATATAGTTAATAATAGAGTTTGTTTAGGGAATAACAATGTTCAACGCCACAATTGACGCAGATACATTTCGCGAGGCGATTGATGCGATCGCAGCTCTTGTGACCGAGTGTCGCCTGCATGCCGATCCCAACGGGCTCCGGATGCGGGCCGTCGACACGGCAAACGTGGCCATGGTCTCCATGGAGCTGAGGAAAGATGCCTTTGCCCAGTACGCAGCCAACGCCGAGGAACTGGGCATGGATATCGCCAAGATGAAGAATATCCTCTCCATGATGGGCAAGGGCGATATGCTGACGATGCAGCTGGGAGATACTGGGCACAAGCTGGAGATCGTGTTTCGGAACTACAAGTACTCCATCACGCTCCTCGATCCGAACACCATCCGTAAGGATCCCAACCCGCCGACGATTGAACTTCCCGGCTTCGCCGTTCTCACGGGAGAGGCGCTCAATTCGGCCATCAAGGCGGCGACGGTCGTCTCCGACAAGATTGCCCTGGGCATCGACCCGAAGAGGGAGACCTTCTACATGGTGGCCGAAGGGGACATCGATCACATCCGGCTCGAGCTCGGCAGAGACGAGCTGAAGATGCTCACGGCGGTGGAGGCCCGCTCGCTCTTCTCCCTCGACTACCTGAAGGATATGGGAAAGGTCATGAGCCGTGCGGCGGAGGTCGAGGTGCACCTGGGAATCGACCACCCCGTTCGGTTCGCCTTCGATATCGCCGAAGGGAAAGGCCATGTGGAGTACCTCCTTGCCCCGCGCATCGAGGCTGATTGATGAAGATCGAGCTGGATCTAAAAGACCTCGCCAAATACCCTTTCTTAAAAGAGTCCCAGGATTTCATGGGCACCTTCTCTCTCCAGGCCTTTCTGGAGAGCGATATCGGGAAGAACGCCCTGGAGCGCGCCGTGGAGCGGGTGATCGCCGCGCTCGCCCCGCGGCAGGAGGGGGATGAGAGCAGTTCCGTCTCGTCGGACGAGATGAGCGTACGCCGGGAGGTGGCCGCATACGCGCTGGCCCGCGTGCTCGTCTCCTGCAGCGGGGACCGCTTCCTCATGGATCGTCTCGCCCGCTACGAGGCATCGAGGGCAGCCGCATTCCTGGAGCTGGATGAAGCCGTCGGACGGGGACGGAGCGCTCCCGGCGTGCGGGACTACGTCGCCGGGAGCCTGGGTCTGGATCTCAATGCCACGGATATGCCGGTCACCCAGTATGTAGAGCTGGTCCCGCCCCTGCGCGACGACCGCTGGCGTCTTGTGAACCGCGATGTTCACCATGGGCGGGTGCATCTGGAGAGTGGAGACATCGAGATCCTGCTGCGCGAACGGATCTTCAGCCTCATCCGCCGCCAGCTGCCCCTCCGGGTGCCGGATACCCTCTGCGCCTCGCTCGCTCCCCAGCTCTCCCGAATCACCGCCGCGAACCAGCAGCAGCTGCTTCGGGAATTCGGAGATGTGGACGAAGGAGTCTTCCCCCCCTGCATGAAGGCGTTGATGCATGCGATAACAACCGGCGCCAACCTGCCCCATACGGGCAGATTCGCCCTGACCGCATTCCTCCACACGATCGGGATGAGCACGCCCCAGATCGTGGAGATCTACTGCAGGGCGCCGGACTTCGACCTCCAGAAGACCCAGTACCAGGTGGAGCATATATCCGGCCGAAGCGGAACCGAATATACGCCCCCTTCCTGCGCCACCATGCGGACCTACGGCATCTGCGTTGCCAGAGACGATCTCTGCGGTCACGTCAACCATCCGCTGACCTACTACAAGGTGAGGAAGAAAGAGAGGAAGGAGACCGATCAGGCGGCTTTGTGACTGACGACGTAGCCTGCAACGCTCATCGTGACGACAAACAGCGCAAGTGCGACGATGTAGAAGTAGCCGATGCTCTGGTCCGTGAAGGTGCCGGGAAGGAGACTGGGAAGCGCCAGCAGTGCGATGAACACTGCCAGGCTGGCAACGCCGGTGATGATATCGATGAGACGCGCATCCATACCCTCTACTATCGGACTGCCAACAGATATATTATGGTGATTGCGTAAGGTTCACCCCCCCAACCTTTCGTTAGGAAGGGTGCTAAGGATCGCATGGTTTTCCGGGAGATCAGCAAGCTCGTTTCCGATGACCGATTGTCCCTCGAGTACCTCTGGAAGAAACGGGGAAAAATCGCGTGTCCTTCCTGTTCCCCGCCCGGGTCCTGCTATCACCAGCGATGGAGACTCCGGTACAATGCGTGCAAACGAGACGCCTGGCCTCTCCCGGGAACGAGATTCTCCCTCCCAGCGGCTCTCCCTGGTCAGGTTATTCGAGTTAGCCGTCTCTGCGAGGAAAAGCCTCCCGGGAAGTGCATCTGAGTTCCAGGACGGCCCTGAAAGCTACGACATCCTCCGGAGAGCCCTGGTGGAGGACCTGGCCCGGAGCGATGCGATTCTCAAGGGGGACTCGAAGCCGATGCGGCCTGCTTCGGAGGAAAGCGGAACGGGAAGAGAGGCAGAGGGGGGAGGAACAAGATTATTGTGTATGGGATCCTGGAGCGGGGAGGACCGGTCTCCGTGAGTATCGTACAGGACATTTCAGCGGATAGTCTCATGACCGGGACGGTGAAACGGATACGGCGAGGATCCATCGTCTCTACCGATCCAGGGCGGGGATCCGATTCCCCCATGTTCTGTGGCTACAGGCATCTCAAGATCGATCATCGGTAGACGTTCAAACGGGGAAAGGTCTACATCAACGGGATCGAGGGATTCCGGTCCTTCGCGAAGGAACGGCTGATCGAGTATCACGGGATATCGAGAGAGAAGTCTCTCTACTACATCAATGAGATGGAATGGCGGTACAACAACGGAGGCCAAATTTATGTGAGGACCTGATCGATTTGATGCTTGACGAATAACAGTTGGTGGGGAAGTTATCCAAGCACCCAAGAATAATTATCCGGCGCCATGCACAGTCCCATCCCTGCGACAGTTTGCGTTCCGCAGCTTCTCTCCTGCCCGATGGATTGAGTATGGAATTCAAGACAGCTGACCGGAGATGGGCCACCAGTCCACAGGGAGAATCATACGCGATCTATTCCAGCAGGTGCGGACACCGGCAGACACGGGATCGCATCCCGAGTACACTGCTTCGAAGATCGCACAGATAATGCCCCTCCCTGACGCACTCCTACACGGGATGGAAGACATTGCGGACAGCAACGATTGCCCCCCGCGGAGGCGTCATGCCTATCCGCGACAGCGCGACCGAAGCGTTGCCAGCTCCACCGCCTCGGAGCGGTTCGCTTCCTGCCAGTATGACACCATCCTTATCTGGTGGATATCCTCCGACACAGTGCTGGAACCGGCCTGAATTTTTGCAGAACGTGAATTCCAATGACGATATCCGTATCCTCGCTTCCGACGCCGCTCGGGGGCGGATCGCATGGCTCGACCCGCATGACGGATGGCCTGCCAAGGGGTGAAAAAAGCCTCGATGGTCCCGAGCATCGCAGTCGTGGATACGCTGCCGGAAATACCGTGGCAGGGATTTATGCACCGGTGCCGCGCTCAAAGTCGTCCTCGAAGCGGACGATGTCTTCTTCGGCGATATGCTCACCGTTCTGGACCTCGATGATCTCGAGGGGGATCATCCCCGCGTTCTCCAGGCGATGGCGGACGCCCGCCGGGACGAAGGTGGACTCGTTCGGCCGCAGGAAATACTCCCTCCCGTCCAGTGTCACCCGGGCCATGCCCGAGACGACCACCCAGTGCTCGCTCCTGTGGTGGTGGAGCTGGAGGGAGATGCGGCGCTTCGGGAGGATGGTGATCCTTTTTATTCGGTAGCCGTTCCCGTTCTCGAGCACCGTGTAGGAGCCCCAGGGGCGGTAGACCGTGGTGTGGATCTCCGCCCGTTCGTCACCGTCTTCCTTCAGCTTCTGGACGATCGTCCCGACCGCCTGGGCCTCGGATCGCGGACAGACCAGCAGGGCGTCTTTGGTGTCCATGATCACCAAGTCGGAGACCCCGATCGTGGCGATGAGGCGGTCGCTGACGATGAAGTTCCCCCGCGAGCGGATGGACAGGCACT includes:
- a CDS encoding DNA primase large subunit PriL → MKIELDLKDLAKYPFLKESQDFMGTFSLQAFLESDIGKNALERAVERVIAALAPRQEGDESSSVSSDEMSVRREVAAYALARVLVSCSGDRFLMDRLARYEASRAAAFLELDEAVGRGRSAPGVRDYVAGSLGLDLNATDMPVTQYVELVPPLRDDRWRLVNRDVHHGRVHLESGDIEILLRERIFSLIRRQLPLRVPDTLCASLAPQLSRITAANQQQLLREFGDVDEGVFPPCMKALMHAITTGANLPHTGRFALTAFLHTIGMSTPQIVEIYCRAPDFDLQKTQYQVEHISGRSGTEYTPPSCATMRTYGICVARDDLCGHVNHPLTYYKVRKKERKETDQAAL